From one Pseudobdellovibrionaceae bacterium genomic stretch:
- a CDS encoding helix-turn-helix transcriptional regulator, translating into MKSQDGTIVSQNETCVEVCGHRVGETCAGVCIDGYEGNPGAERASEGTSYFKDQSLHGEPCDVMLIDDLQHLTIVFYLLKDFQKKEIAYLKEKFELSKREMEVAELVVQGLTNKEIAEKLFISASTLKTHLNNIYRKTKGEFLAKWRQAG; encoded by the coding sequence ATGAAATCACAGGACGGCACCATCGTGTCTCAAAATGAGACCTGTGTGGAGGTGTGTGGCCACCGGGTCGGTGAGACGTGTGCGGGCGTCTGTATTGATGGCTATGAAGGCAACCCTGGAGCCGAGAGAGCCTCGGAGGGGACATCCTACTTTAAGGACCAGAGCCTTCATGGAGAGCCCTGTGACGTGATGCTGATAGATGACCTTCAACACCTGACAATAGTCTTCTACTTGCTTAAGGACTTTCAAAAAAAGGAAATTGCCTACCTCAAAGAGAAATTTGAGTTGTCTAAACGTGAGATGGAAGTGGCCGAGTTGGTGGTGCAGGGCCTCACCAACAAGGAAATTGCCGAGAAGCTGTTTATATCTGCTTCAACGCTGAAAACTCACCTCAATAATATTTACCGCAAAACCAAAGGCGAATTTCTCGCTAAATGGCGTCAGGCGGGCTGA
- the moaA gene encoding GTP 3',8-cyclase MoaA translates to MATVQNSAELKDNYGRKMRKLRVSLLDACNFRCFYCMPMKPQFMSSKKYLAPQELVRICSLMVDQGIEQIRLTGGEPTLRKEFKEIMVGLADLPLKKLGLTSNGFWLEQHLDFLYDLNCRHINISLDSLNRNQFKEITRVDGLHRALESIRAAHQKGMEVKVNTVVMRGINDHEIEDMVRFADEEGIEVRFLELMRIGQACGDQKDMFVSAKEILARVSAFGELVVDEREADSTSFNFKTPNGGSVGFIASESMPFCHTCSRLRLSADGKLRACLMLDKGFDLKNMTDEEITAAAHRVIHFKPYERLDEVAQDMNQIGG, encoded by the coding sequence GTGGCGACTGTTCAAAATTCAGCTGAGTTAAAAGACAACTATGGACGCAAGATGCGTAAACTGCGGGTCTCCTTGTTGGATGCCTGTAATTTTCGCTGTTTTTACTGCATGCCCATGAAACCCCAGTTCATGTCCTCGAAAAAGTATTTGGCTCCTCAAGAGCTGGTGAGGATTTGTTCGCTGATGGTGGATCAAGGGATTGAACAGATTCGGCTAACGGGCGGTGAGCCCACTCTGCGTAAAGAGTTCAAGGAAATCATGGTGGGACTGGCGGATCTTCCACTGAAGAAGCTGGGACTCACCAGCAATGGATTTTGGTTGGAGCAACATCTGGATTTTCTTTATGATCTCAATTGCCGCCATATCAATATCAGCCTAGATAGCCTGAACAGAAATCAGTTTAAGGAAATCACCCGCGTTGATGGTTTGCACAGGGCTCTGGAGTCCATTCGCGCTGCTCACCAAAAGGGTATGGAGGTTAAGGTCAACACGGTGGTCATGAGGGGAATCAATGACCATGAGATTGAGGACATGGTGCGCTTTGCAGATGAAGAGGGTATTGAAGTCCGCTTTCTCGAACTGATGAGAATTGGCCAGGCCTGTGGTGATCAAAAGGACATGTTTGTCTCGGCCAAGGAAATCTTGGCTCGGGTGTCAGCCTTCGGTGAATTGGTCGTGGACGAGCGTGAGGCTGATTCGACTTCATTTAACTTCAAGACTCCAAATGGCGGATCTGTGGGCTTTATTGCCAGCGAGTCTATGCCTTTTTGCCACACCTGTTCCCGTCTGCGTCTGTCGGCCGACGGAAAGTTGCGGGCCTGTTTGATGTTGGACAAAGGATTTGATCTTAAGAATATGACGGACGAGGAAATCACTGCTGCTGCCCATCGGGTCATACATTTTAAACCATACGAGCGCCTGGATGAGGTGGCTCAGGACATGAATCAGATTGGGGGCTAA
- a CDS encoding NnrS family protein produces the protein MRTIRQTWNFDSPIWALGFRPFFLLGGASAVLLMALWVGFQTGYLQATPYFPAAVWHPHEMVYGFCMGIIAGFILTATQNWAGIPGVSKGRLFLLVMLWLAGRLGLHIWSSPNPVYATVDLAFIPCLGWFLWPYLSKPDQKRNRIFYFFFALLFFGNLLIHLDVLGWTSQTLPTGIRLGLNGVLLIIILIGGRVLPFFTGKALPNAKVKTSPVLEKIVVPATCLFALADGIFVGQSWLWPFALVMFALHGLRWWWWGPLQTKPKPILWILFVGYLFIVLGFLLQALAHLSWIMPTLAVHTTTVGGFGILILGMISRVSLGHTGRPIHASPGIVLAYVLLILATLLRVAWPLINSAHYPLAVTSSGILWILSFLIFVSYYLPILWQPRIDGRPG, from the coding sequence ATGAGAACTATTAGACAGACGTGGAATTTTGACAGCCCTATCTGGGCCCTGGGGTTTCGCCCCTTTTTCCTGCTTGGCGGGGCCAGCGCCGTCCTCCTGATGGCCCTGTGGGTTGGCTTTCAAACCGGCTACCTCCAGGCGACCCCTTATTTTCCGGCGGCCGTCTGGCATCCTCACGAAATGGTCTACGGCTTCTGCATGGGAATCATTGCTGGCTTCATTCTGACCGCGACCCAAAACTGGGCGGGAATCCCTGGAGTCAGCAAGGGTCGGCTGTTTTTACTTGTCATGCTTTGGCTGGCTGGTCGTTTGGGCCTCCACATCTGGTCTTCTCCAAACCCTGTGTATGCAACTGTCGACTTGGCCTTTATCCCCTGCCTCGGCTGGTTTTTGTGGCCCTACCTGAGCAAGCCCGATCAAAAGCGCAATCGCATCTTCTATTTCTTCTTTGCCCTTTTGTTTTTCGGCAACCTACTCATTCATTTGGACGTTTTGGGGTGGACCAGTCAGACCCTTCCCACAGGAATCCGCCTTGGCCTGAACGGCGTACTTTTGATCATCATTCTCATTGGCGGCCGGGTGCTGCCCTTTTTCACCGGCAAGGCCCTGCCCAATGCAAAGGTAAAGACCTCTCCTGTGCTGGAAAAAATTGTCGTTCCCGCCACCTGTCTCTTTGCACTTGCCGACGGCATCTTTGTTGGCCAAAGCTGGTTGTGGCCATTCGCACTCGTGATGTTTGCCCTTCATGGACTTAGATGGTGGTGGTGGGGCCCTCTGCAAACAAAGCCTAAGCCCATTTTGTGGATCTTGTTCGTTGGCTATTTGTTTATCGTGTTGGGCTTTTTACTTCAGGCTCTCGCTCACCTATCCTGGATCATGCCAACCTTAGCCGTACATACGACAACTGTGGGCGGATTTGGAATTTTAATCTTAGGAATGATCTCCCGAGTTTCCCTGGGCCACACCGGCCGTCCCATTCACGCCAGTCCAGGAATTGTTTTGGCCTATGTACTGTTGATCCTGGCCACACTCCTCCGGGTGGCATGGCCCTTGATTAATTCTGCACACTATCCCTTGGCCGTGACGTCTTCGGGAATTCTATGGATCCTGAGCTTCCTCATTTTTGTTAGCTACTACCTGCCGATTCTGTGGCAGCCCCGGATTGATGGTCGACCCGGCTGA
- the moaC gene encoding cyclic pyranopterin monophosphate synthase MoaC, whose amino-acid sequence MLTHLDKKNQPTMVDVSEKTATLRTAWAQSKVWLPAEVRALICDGEIQSKKGPVFQTAVIAGTMGAKNTSAMIPFCHPLPLESCKIEVKLDDEGQVVIDCRVKVHHKTGVEMEALAGATIAALTVYDMLKAASKDMRILETRLVEKTGGKSDFVSPL is encoded by the coding sequence ATGTTGACCCATTTGGACAAGAAGAACCAACCCACCATGGTCGATGTTTCCGAAAAGACAGCGACCTTGCGCACGGCATGGGCACAGAGCAAAGTGTGGTTGCCAGCAGAAGTCAGAGCCCTGATTTGTGACGGAGAAATCCAGAGCAAAAAAGGACCCGTGTTTCAAACGGCGGTGATTGCGGGCACTATGGGTGCCAAAAACACCTCAGCCATGATTCCCTTTTGTCACCCTCTTCCACTTGAGTCCTGCAAGATCGAAGTCAAACTTGATGATGAAGGACAGGTGGTCATTGATTGCCGGGTGAAGGTTCATCACAAGACGGGCGTTGAAATGGAAGCCCTGGCGGGAGCGACGATCGCAGCACTCACCGTCTACGACATGTTGAAGGCTGCATCCAAAGACATGAGAATTCTGGAAACTCGCCTGGTCGAGAAGACAGGAGGCAAAAGTGACTTTGTTTCACCCCTTTGA
- a CDS encoding DUF1648 domain-containing protein has product MRKNEILFWIVVVIAFAQHVWQIHLLPEKMATHFNWEGYADGYAPRDVHMWMMLVVYGIMAFSFGLLPHVITKVPPSLVNLPRKDYWLAPVRVKATLQDIRDRMAWLGIVVFLFFMVVGHLVSEANKLSPPRLPDAFLWCLGIFLTITVVWSIRFIRDYYRVPKD; this is encoded by the coding sequence ATGAGAAAAAATGAAATCCTGTTTTGGATCGTTGTCGTCATCGCTTTTGCTCAACACGTTTGGCAGATCCACCTGCTTCCTGAAAAAATGGCCACTCACTTCAACTGGGAGGGCTATGCAGATGGTTATGCTCCTCGTGATGTGCACATGTGGATGATGTTGGTGGTCTACGGAATAATGGCTTTTAGTTTTGGTCTCCTGCCTCATGTGATCACCAAGGTGCCACCTTCTCTTGTTAATCTCCCGCGCAAAGACTATTGGTTGGCCCCTGTGCGGGTGAAGGCAACTCTTCAAGATATTCGAGACCGTATGGCTTGGTTGGGAATCGTCGTATTTTTGTTTTTCATGGTGGTCGGTCACCTGGTGAGTGAGGCCAACAAACTTTCACCACCACGTTTGCCGGACGCATTTTTATGGTGTCTTGGAATTTTTTTGACTATAACGGTCGTTTGGAGCATCCGCTTTATCAGGGACTACTATCGGGTACCTAAGGATTAG
- a CDS encoding alkaline phosphatase family protein produces MRHIILVILPLVLFFGCANKPEYKIPEPGLHESLSGHMLHQAKYAELCKQGHHFTCEISKPDWRQTPSLSILQGLTWLTGAHVNVVGIKTDKRSYWVATQTKDAVSLTPIKFKTTKIASSDWVIESLEVPLEGDVHDLIVVGTDGILDLRRIEGRRLNGKRFRFAFTSCMDDSFNRDQDSVWRSLAQDDPDYLFLLGDNVYATKALSPTEKALDPTRLALQYLATRRRLELYRLPKLIPTLAIWDDHDYGMKDGDKHYPYRRASREVFHQFFAQPDHPPYFQRGPENTGLFTAFKTQMFLLDDRSQRQKNGTDPGEYAHWGKAQEDWLLTNLTKFPGISWLLNGDQIFGGYHEFESFEGNHPASFQKFLAKWKDSKKGLIFVSGDRHLTELMEIKDPDSLYRTYEITASPAHAKTYPSRWTEKPNPRQIAGADLTLNYVLVDGQVTDTDQKLRITAKDKDGGSLYSKTAHVDWPKAD; encoded by the coding sequence ATGCGACACATCATTCTGGTAATTCTTCCGCTTGTCCTCTTCTTTGGCTGCGCCAATAAACCTGAATACAAAATTCCCGAACCAGGGCTCCATGAGTCTCTCAGTGGCCACATGCTCCATCAGGCCAAGTACGCCGAACTTTGCAAACAAGGACATCATTTTACGTGTGAAATCAGCAAGCCGGACTGGAGGCAAACTCCCAGCCTCTCCATTCTTCAAGGGCTGACTTGGCTCACCGGCGCCCACGTGAATGTAGTCGGCATCAAAACAGACAAAAGATCCTATTGGGTGGCTACCCAAACCAAAGATGCCGTCTCCCTAACCCCCATCAAGTTTAAAACAACAAAGATCGCAAGTTCCGATTGGGTGATTGAGTCGCTAGAAGTCCCCCTCGAAGGAGACGTTCACGACCTCATAGTCGTTGGCACGGATGGGATTTTGGATCTTCGTCGTATTGAGGGGCGTCGGCTGAATGGTAAGAGATTCCGCTTTGCCTTTACATCCTGCATGGATGATTCATTCAATAGGGACCAAGATTCTGTTTGGAGATCCCTGGCTCAGGATGATCCCGATTATTTGTTTCTTCTTGGTGACAACGTTTACGCCACCAAAGCTCTCAGCCCAACAGAAAAAGCCCTTGACCCCACTCGCTTGGCCCTCCAATACCTTGCCACCCGAAGGCGGCTTGAACTTTATCGCCTGCCAAAACTTATTCCGACCTTGGCGATTTGGGATGATCACGACTACGGCATGAAGGATGGGGACAAGCACTATCCTTACCGGCGGGCTTCGCGTGAGGTCTTTCATCAATTTTTTGCTCAGCCCGACCACCCTCCCTATTTCCAGAGGGGACCGGAAAACACAGGACTCTTTACCGCCTTTAAGACCCAGATGTTTCTCCTCGACGATCGATCTCAAAGACAAAAAAATGGGACTGACCCGGGAGAGTATGCCCACTGGGGAAAGGCCCAGGAAGACTGGCTACTCACAAACCTCACCAAATTTCCCGGAATCTCCTGGCTCCTCAACGGCGACCAAATTTTTGGCGGCTATCATGAATTCGAGTCGTTTGAGGGCAATCACCCCGCGAGTTTTCAGAAGTTTCTCGCCAAGTGGAAAGACTCTAAAAAAGGCCTGATCTTTGTTTCGGGTGACCGCCATCTCACTGAGCTAATGGAAATCAAAGATCCAGATTCTCTTTATCGCACTTACGAAATCACTGCCAGCCCGGCCCACGCCAAGACCTATCCTTCAAGATGGACAGAAAAGCCGAATCCTCGGCAGATTGCGGGAGCAGATCTCACTCTCAACTATGTTCTTGTCGATGGTCAGGTCACGGACACCGATCAGAAGTTGCGAATCACGGCCAAAGACAAGGACGGTGGCAGCCTTTATTCAAAAACGGCTCATGTGGATTGGCCGAAAGCAGACTAA
- a CDS encoding molybdopterin molybdotransferase MoeA — MISVYEAQGLIFKATQLRPNIKADINNPTFQVLAQDLCADSPLPPFDRVAMDGIAVCLAGCEPGQLEFSLEGIQRAGEPRKTLQNSKSALEVMTGAVLPAGCDTVIRYEDVKIEKGVAKVTAPEALELGKHIHQKGSDHQQDEVVVAKGTPLTGPVWAVAASVGCDPVEVVSRPRVAVISTGDELVDPKCQPEPHQIRRSNSFAIQASLFGRGYADVDVYHLPDEAEVVTRELGRCLKDYDVLVMTGGVSMGKFDFIPAALNDLQVREVFHKVRQKPGKPFWFGLSQGNKPVFALPGNPVSSLICLHRYVLPALDRAMGFPEVGQEYAILQEEVVFKKPLALFQPIKLSFNNEGQILARPVKGNGSGDFSSLALSDGFVELPDNKESFAKGEAYPLFRWRY, encoded by the coding sequence ATGATCTCGGTTTATGAAGCCCAAGGGCTTATATTCAAAGCGACCCAGTTGCGGCCTAATATCAAGGCCGACATCAACAATCCTACTTTTCAGGTTTTAGCTCAGGACTTGTGTGCTGATTCTCCACTACCTCCATTTGATCGGGTGGCCATGGATGGAATTGCCGTCTGTCTGGCGGGGTGTGAGCCAGGACAACTTGAGTTTTCACTGGAGGGAATTCAAAGGGCCGGAGAACCACGGAAGACTTTGCAGAATTCCAAGTCGGCCCTTGAGGTCATGACGGGAGCGGTGCTCCCCGCAGGTTGTGACACAGTTATTCGCTACGAGGACGTGAAGATTGAAAAGGGTGTGGCAAAAGTGACCGCCCCCGAGGCTCTGGAACTGGGTAAACACATTCACCAAAAAGGCAGTGATCATCAACAGGACGAAGTGGTTGTTGCTAAAGGGACGCCATTGACCGGACCTGTTTGGGCTGTAGCGGCCTCCGTGGGCTGTGATCCAGTCGAAGTGGTGTCGCGGCCAAGGGTGGCCGTGATTAGTACCGGAGACGAACTGGTCGATCCCAAGTGTCAGCCCGAACCCCATCAGATCCGTCGCTCCAATTCGTTTGCCATTCAAGCCTCTCTGTTTGGACGGGGCTATGCTGACGTTGATGTTTATCACTTGCCTGATGAAGCCGAGGTGGTGACCCGGGAGTTGGGACGCTGTCTGAAAGACTACGATGTTTTGGTCATGACGGGTGGGGTATCCATGGGCAAATTTGATTTTATCCCGGCCGCCTTGAACGACCTTCAGGTCAGAGAAGTTTTTCACAAGGTCCGGCAAAAGCCAGGGAAGCCATTTTGGTTTGGCCTGTCTCAGGGTAATAAGCCGGTGTTTGCTCTTCCAGGCAATCCGGTTTCCTCCTTGATTTGTCTGCATCGTTACGTTTTGCCCGCTTTGGATCGTGCCATGGGGTTTCCTGAGGTTGGACAGGAGTATGCGATTCTTCAGGAAGAGGTGGTGTTCAAGAAACCTTTGGCGCTTTTTCAGCCGATAAAATTGAGTTTCAACAATGAGGGGCAGATCTTGGCAAGGCCTGTTAAAGGCAATGGGTCTGGAGATTTCTCCTCATTGGCATTGAGTGATGGATTTGTTGAATTGCCGGATAACAAGGAGAGCTTTGCCAAGGGTGAGGCCTACCCTCTTTTTCGGTGGAGGTATTAA
- a CDS encoding tryptophanase — MDIPKPKTIFEPFRIKVVEPLPITTASERREALKKAYFNLFTLPAEKVTFDLLTDSGTSAMSSTQWAGMMIGDESYAGAKSYYRFAEAVTDITGHKHVIPTHQGRSAEALLTQACLKPGQIVVGNTHFDTTRANIESRGGVALDLPSPDTKESSVEAPFKGNMDIPALQNLIETKRSNIAFVIMTVTNNSVGGQPVSMENIRQTRELLKQHNIPMFIDAARFAENSFFIKRREPGFENKSIKEIAQEIFSYADGALMSAKKDAFGNIGGFLTLNDEGLAQEIRSLMVITEGFPTYGGLAGRDMEALAIGLQEILDENYLSYRIRSTQYFGEGIESAGLHVVKPFGGHAVYIDAGKSLPHLKPLDFPGQSLSVALYEHIGIRSVEIGSVMLGRRDWDTGEEHPAPKELVRLAIPRRVYTQSHVDYMIEVLGHVAPRLGDLPGYKIDYQPKFLRHFTARFSPLN; from the coding sequence ATGGATATCCCGAAACCCAAAACCATTTTCGAACCCTTCCGTATCAAAGTGGTTGAACCTCTCCCCATCACTACGGCCTCTGAACGGCGTGAGGCCCTTAAGAAAGCCTATTTCAATCTATTTACCTTGCCGGCAGAAAAGGTGACTTTTGATCTCCTCACCGACAGCGGAACAAGTGCCATGTCATCCACCCAATGGGCCGGGATGATGATTGGCGATGAGTCCTATGCTGGGGCTAAAAGCTATTATCGTTTCGCCGAAGCTGTCACTGACATCACCGGCCACAAGCACGTCATTCCCACTCACCAGGGAAGGTCGGCGGAGGCTCTTCTCACCCAAGCCTGTTTGAAACCCGGACAGATTGTTGTCGGCAATACTCACTTTGATACCACTCGCGCTAATATTGAAAGCCGGGGCGGGGTGGCTCTTGATTTGCCCAGCCCCGACACCAAGGAATCGAGCGTGGAGGCTCCCTTTAAGGGCAACATGGACATTCCGGCCCTACAAAATCTGATTGAGACCAAAAGATCGAACATTGCCTTTGTCATAATGACTGTGACTAATAATTCCGTTGGCGGCCAGCCTGTATCCATGGAAAACATCCGCCAGACCAGAGAGCTGCTGAAGCAACACAACATCCCCATGTTTATTGATGCCGCAAGATTTGCGGAAAACTCGTTTTTTATCAAAAGACGCGAACCCGGGTTTGAGAACAAATCGATCAAAGAGATCGCCCAGGAGATCTTCTCCTATGCGGACGGCGCCCTGATGAGTGCGAAAAAAGATGCCTTTGGCAACATTGGTGGTTTTCTCACTCTTAACGACGAAGGCCTGGCTCAGGAGATTCGCTCCTTGATGGTCATCACCGAAGGCTTTCCAACTTACGGGGGCCTTGCCGGACGAGACATGGAGGCCCTGGCTATTGGTCTTCAGGAGATTTTGGACGAGAACTATCTTTCCTATCGCATTCGCAGCACTCAGTACTTTGGCGAAGGCATTGAGTCCGCAGGGCTACACGTGGTGAAGCCCTTTGGCGGTCACGCCGTTTATATTGATGCCGGAAAGTCATTGCCTCACCTTAAACCTTTGGATTTTCCCGGTCAGTCCTTGAGCGTTGCTCTCTATGAGCACATTGGTATCCGCAGCGTTGAAATTGGCTCCGTCATGCTTGGTCGCAGAGATTGGGACACGGGGGAGGAACACCCAGCTCCGAAGGAACTGGTGCGCCTGGCGATTCCACGCCGAGTCTACACCCAGAGCCATGTGGATTATATGATTGAAGTCCTGGGACATGTGGCTCCGCGCTTGGGAGATTTGCCTGGGTACAAGATCGACTACCAACCCAAATTTCTCCGCCACTTTACCGCTCGGTTTTCACCATTGAACTAA
- the pdxH gene encoding pyridoxamine 5'-phosphate oxidase, protein MLGLCSMNPTIDVEADPIELFTYWHDQASGRIRGESIRDQLLFPVRKLARQLYPPFMIHGGDAMVLATATRDGHPSARVVLYKGIWQGGVLFYTNYHSRKSHEMDGNPFASLVFHWALPERQVRFEGRVEKVPDAMSDSYWASRPRGSQVGAWASEQSEEVANREVLLDRVREIEARFANQPIPRPPHWGGYVLRPETIEFWQACAFRLHKRRRYRVQSGEWKSALLCP, encoded by the coding sequence ATGTTAGGCCTCTGCTCTATGAATCCAACCATTGATGTGGAAGCAGACCCGATTGAACTCTTCACCTATTGGCATGATCAGGCCTCAGGAAGGATTCGTGGCGAGTCGATTCGCGATCAACTTTTGTTTCCCGTTCGCAAGCTGGCTCGCCAGCTCTATCCCCCGTTCATGATTCATGGTGGTGATGCCATGGTGTTGGCCACAGCCACCAGGGATGGCCATCCTTCTGCTCGGGTGGTGCTGTACAAGGGGATTTGGCAGGGCGGAGTCTTGTTTTACACCAATTATCACAGTCGGAAATCCCACGAGATGGACGGCAATCCATTTGCTTCTCTGGTCTTTCATTGGGCCTTGCCGGAAAGACAAGTCCGGTTTGAAGGGCGGGTGGAAAAGGTACCTGATGCCATGTCGGACTCGTATTGGGCATCACGCCCCCGGGGGAGCCAAGTCGGTGCTTGGGCATCGGAGCAGAGCGAAGAAGTGGCGAACCGCGAAGTTCTTTTGGACCGGGTTAGAGAGATTGAGGCGCGTTTTGCCAATCAACCAATTCCCAGGCCCCCTCATTGGGGCGGCTATGTTTTGCGTCCCGAGACTATCGAGTTTTGGCAAGCTTGCGCCTTTCGCCTCCACAAGCGACGACGCTACAGGGTTCAGTCGGGTGAGTGGAAATCTGCTTTGCTTTGTCCCTAA
- a CDS encoding cytochrome c produces the protein MRKSILVALLFVLSPLAMAKEPAKLAVCAACHGKNGVGTQGKYPNLAGQHKEYLVSALNAYKEGKRDNAEMKPMAAMLTPADIEELATYFSGLKK, from the coding sequence ATGCGGAAATCAATTCTAGTCGCTTTGTTGTTCGTATTGAGTCCTTTGGCTATGGCAAAGGAACCTGCCAAGTTGGCTGTTTGTGCAGCTTGCCACGGTAAAAACGGAGTCGGAACACAAGGTAAGTACCCAAATCTGGCCGGACAACACAAAGAGTATTTGGTCAGTGCTTTGAATGCTTACAAAGAGGGAAAGCGCGACAACGCAGAAATGAAGCCCATGGCGGCCATGCTGACGCCGGCTGATATTGAAGAGTTGGCGACTTACTTCAGCGGTCTAAAGAAATAA
- a CDS encoding DMT family transporter has product MRIVLLIIATMIWGFGFVATRWTLNNYDPIWSNSLRFVFAGLFSLPVLLWKNELRPTLASGVCSLLLLGGLQLQTVGIRYTTLAKSGFFTTFYAIFTPLLIAFIFRQRFRLGYWGLLAVSIVGVALLCDLSWSGFNQGDGFILASALLFALHIIAIDRLAQDEHPVFFNLQQCLYVGVMGVPLALILSGVPDLSGLWQWESLLPPGALAGFLFLSLFSSIGAFTVQVYVQQQIPAHIVSLIFLTESVFGALFGYLFFSEELSLMGMGGALLILMSVALVPILTNYEKKRLSRVDHQSGAATESAGSS; this is encoded by the coding sequence ATGCGCATTGTATTGTTGATAATTGCCACAATGATATGGGGATTTGGTTTTGTGGCGACCCGCTGGACTCTAAATAACTACGATCCCATCTGGTCTAATTCCTTGCGCTTTGTATTCGCTGGATTGTTTTCTCTGCCGGTTTTGTTGTGGAAAAATGAGCTGAGGCCCACGCTGGCTTCTGGGGTTTGCTCCCTTCTTCTTCTTGGCGGGCTTCAGCTGCAGACGGTAGGTATCCGATACACGACCTTGGCGAAAAGCGGATTTTTTACCACCTTTTATGCGATATTTACGCCCTTGCTCATCGCGTTTATTTTTCGCCAGCGCTTTCGTCTGGGATATTGGGGTCTACTGGCTGTATCAATTGTTGGCGTGGCCCTGCTTTGCGATTTGAGCTGGTCAGGGTTTAATCAGGGAGATGGATTCATTCTCGCCAGTGCCTTGCTGTTTGCCTTGCATATCATCGCAATTGATCGTTTGGCTCAGGATGAACATCCCGTTTTCTTCAACCTTCAGCAGTGTCTTTATGTTGGTGTGATGGGGGTTCCTTTGGCACTGATACTATCTGGAGTTCCTGATTTGAGTGGGCTGTGGCAGTGGGAAAGTCTGTTGCCTCCGGGTGCATTGGCGGGCTTTCTGTTTTTAAGTTTGTTTTCAAGTATTGGGGCCTTTACCGTCCAAGTGTATGTTCAGCAACAGATTCCCGCTCACATTGTGAGTCTGATTTTTTTGACTGAATCGGTGTTTGGCGCCCTGTTTGGATACTTGTTTTTCAGCGAGGAGCTAAGCCTAATGGGAATGGGTGGAGCCTTGCTCATTTTGATGAGCGTCGCTCTTGTTCCTATCCTCACCAACTATGAAAAAAAGCGCCTCAGCCGGGTCGACCATCAATCCGGGGCTGCCACAGAATCGGCAGGTAGTAGCTAA